A single Anopheles funestus chromosome 2RL, idAnoFuneDA-416_04, whole genome shotgun sequence DNA region contains:
- the LOC125766585 gene encoding uncharacterized protein LOC125766585 isoform X1, with amino-acid sequence MMSPESNGEQEHGTVFAVSAAVSPSAIKRMRFASVDEDASHGSSVSDVAKALNYTSSSACAKDPSYGGDAFEDDEYDGGTTLECTAGSDRSSSSCTTVIYGAGAGKCAEPIDNNNSPLSGNCNNNRNVSGTSGSVGCAVGGGIGGILHNNNNSIKTQLGEMDEAKFSEFSKFLADSEKDESMTTILELLHDNYGLIQRYASGYECKHDKCHYENLHEHFHCHDTFCRGKVLYKKYEIIRHLKWHKKRKESLKYGFYRFSSSDDCSIQYGACQHNHKHTHYHCVHDNCDKVYISTSDVQMHANYHRKHEAIVKNGFQRFRATEDCNTDYCMFRAQRTTHFHCRRENCKYTFKNKADMEKHKTYHLKDEMLLKDGYKKFLKTEDCTYKDCRFSRVCNHIHCMHENCHYVLHSSGQLLSHKRKHERMDTEVDYRRYQMARNLLTKFNQNKTEEGTKTVGDATMGITDRSPSREDETRLSPGPTTSQEGTMKNPFLDLLAVMAEITFRTLPLQMMYQMRLQMLQQMSYEQVFALDNVEMLRNLTMMGNIEETYLHQLYGGRLMGSPSIDPSNSQQHSPVSFGNDKPPPVKRKYKSQEASDQLEHSGDASMYMKKEPLSSTPPRSKLLSNPTIDYRLLKKEDATPSQTATSSSTIESPAGVDRDRALLETANFLQFSSSKTLFNRKRGRPRKNHVMEVYNNVQDSPQAIFTSFKLEKSDSRSASASTSEVQSPSVPSPMVDPERNGMLEGGRNLPPSGANIVKNQTQQQYVAGGANYLGSNSGATHLSGLDPAAIFGNFSQLLERHMREVKHEPSMPQTVEPVPAEKSRNHLKCVVCRNLFETFADIKNHECRGDRAALDKPLLAFPPSLAHHTGQAALDYRSASYPGPELEGSSASRIAVVPSLLPSIAPQQTRDSVSLVKTAGTFFPDVNANKLKYA; translated from the exons ATGATGTCACCGGAGAGCAATGGAGAGCAGGAGCACGGTACGGTGTTTGCTGTCAGTGCTGCCGTGTCACCGTCGGCCATCAAAAGGATGCGTTTTGCCAGTGTCGATGAGGACGCTAGCCACGGTTCGAGCGTATCGGATGTGGCCAAAGCGCTCAACTACACCAGCAGCAGTGCATGCGCAAAGGATCCCTCGTACGGTGGTGACGCGTTCGAGGACGACGAGTATGACGGTGGCACGACACTCGAGTGTACGGCCGGAAGTGATCGCAGCAGTAGTAGCTGCACGACAGTGATCTACGGTGCTGGTGCTGGCAAGTGTGCTGAACCGATCGACAACAATAATAGTCCACTGAGTGGTAATTGTAACAACAATCGGAACGTTAGTGGCACTAGTGGCAGTGTTGGGTGTGCTGTTGGCGGTGGCATTGGTGGAATCCttcacaacaataacaactcGATCAAGACTCAGCTGGGCGAGATGGATGAGGCTAAGTTTAGTGAGTTTAGCAAGTTTCTAGCTGATAGCGAGAAGGACGAAAGTATGACAACGATTCTGGAGCTATTGCATG ATAACTACGGCTTAATACAACGGTACGCATCTGGCTACGAGTGCAAACACGATAAATGTCACTATGAAAATCTGCACGAACATTTCCACTGTCACGATACATTCTGTCGGGGGAAGGTGTTGTATAAGAAGTACGAAATCATCCGCCATCTCAAGTGGCATAAGAAGCGGAAAGAGTCGCTTAAATATGGTTTCTACCGATTCTCCTCATCGGACGATTGTAGCATTCAGTACGGAGCGTGCCAGCATAATCATAAGCATACACACTACCATTGTGTGCACGATAACTGTGATAAGGTGTACATCAGTACGAGCGATGTCCAGATGCATGCCAACTACCACCGGAAGCATGAGGCGATCGTAAAGAATGG ATTTCAACGCTTTCGTGCGACAGAAGACTGCAATACGGATTACTGTATGTTCCGTGCTCAGCGGACGACACATTTCCACTGCCGACGGGAGAATTGCAAGTATACATTCAAAAACAAAGCGGATATGG agaaacacaaaacgtACCATCTAAAGGATGAAATGTTGCTGAAGGATGGTTACAAAAAGTTCCTTAAGACAGAGGACTGCACGTACAAGGATTGTCGGTTTTCCCGCGTCTGCAATCACATTCACTGTATGCATGAAAATTGTCACTACGTGTTACATTCGAGCGGTCAGCTGTTAAGTCACAAACGGAAGCACGAGCGAATGGACACGGAAGTGGACTATAGGCGATACCAGATGGCACGGAATCTGCTTACCAAATTTAACCAAAATAAAACGGAAGAGGGCACGAAAACGGTTGGTGATGCGACGATGGGTATTACAGATCGATCACCCTCAAGGGAGGATGAAACGAGGCTATCTCCAGGACCCACGACCAGCCAGGAAGGAACTATGAAAAATCCCTTTCTGGATCTACTGGCAGTGATGGCTGAGATCACGTTCCGGACGTTACCGTTGCAGATGATGTACCAGATGCGGTTACAGATGTTGCAGCAGATGAGTTACGAGCAGGTCTTTGCACTGGACAATGTAGAGATGCTCCGAAACCTTACCATGATGGGAAATATCGAAGAGACGTACCTGCATCAACTGTACGGAGGAAGACTGATGGGTTCCCCTTCAATAGATCCTAGCAACAGTCAGCAACATAGCCCTGTAAGCTTTGGAAATGATAAACCACCGCCAGTGAAACGGAAATACAAGTCTCAAGAAGCTTCGGATCAGCTAGAACACTCAGGAGACGCTTCGATGTACATGAAAAAGGAGCCACTAAGTAGTACACCGCCCCGCTCGAAACTGCTCTCAAATCCAACGATAGACTATCGTTTGCTTAAGAAAGAAGATGCTACTCCATCGCAGACAGCTACGTCATCGAGTACGATCGAATCCCCCGCAGGCGTAGATCGCGATCGTGCCCTATTGGAGACGGCAAACTTCCTGCAGTTTAGCTCGAGTAAAACGTTGTTCAATCGAAAGCGAGGACGGCCACGGAAGAACCACGTTATGGAGGTGTACAACAAT GTACAGGACTCCCCGCAAGCCATATTTACTAGCTTCAAGCTGGAAAAGAGTGACTCCCGCTCTGCGTCTGCGTCGACGTCTGAAGTACAATCGCCGAGTGTGCCTTCGCCGATGGTAGACCCGGAACGGAATGGGATGTTGGAAGGTGGTAGGAATCTTCCACCATCTGGAGCGAACATCGTGAAGAATCAGACACAGCAACAGTATGTGGCAGGTGGAGCGAATTACCTGGGATCAAATAGTGGAGCAACGCATCTCAGTGGACTTGACCCGGCGGCAATCTTTGGCAACTTTTCTCAGCTACTGGAGCGTCATATGCGGGAGGTTAAACATGAACCTTCGATGCCGCAGACTGTAGAACCAGTTCCAGCTGAAAAG tCGCGAAATCACCTCAAATGCGTCGTCTGTCGGAATCTGTTTGAAACGTTTGCAGACATTAAGAACCACGAATGTCGGGGAGATCGTGCTGCGCTCGATAAGCCCTTGCTAGCGTTTCCACCATCGCTTGCACATCACACCGGACAGGCGGCATTGGATTACCGGAGTGCCTCCTACCCTGGACCCGAGCTGGAAGGTTCGTCAGCATCTCGGATTGCAGTAGTGCCTTCTCTGCTGCCCAGTATAGCACCCCAACAGACAAGGGATTCAGTATCGTTGGTTAAAACGGCCGGTACCTTCTTTCCGGATGTGAACGCAAACAAGCTCAAGTATGCGTAA
- the LOC125766585 gene encoding transcription factor castor-like isoform X2, translated as MMSPESNGEQEHGTVFAVSAAVSPSAIKRMRFASVDEDASHGSSVSDVAKALNYTSSSACAKDPSYGGDAFEDDEYDGGTTLECTAGSDRSSSSCTTVIYGAGAGKCAEPIDNNNSPLSGNCNNNRNVSGTSGSVGCAVGGGIGGILHNNNNSIKTQLGEMDEAKFSEFSKFLADSEKDESMTTILELLHDNYGLIQRYASGYECKHDKCHYENLHEHFHCHDTFCRGKVLYKKYEIIRHLKWHKKRKESLKYGFYRFSSSDDCSIQYGACQHNHKHTHYHCVHDNCDKVYISTSDVQMHANYHRKHEAIVKNGFQRFRATEDCNTDYCMFRAQRTTHFHCRRENCKYTFKNKADMEKHKTYHLKDEMLLKDGYKKFLKTEDCTYKDCRFSRVCNHIHCMHENCHYVLHSSGQLLSHKRKHERMDTEVDYRRYQMARNLLTKFNQNKTEEGTKTVGDATMGITDRSPSREDETRLSPGPTTSQEGTMKNPFLDLLAVMAEITFRTLPLQMMYQMRLQMLQQMSYEQVFALDNVEMLRNLTMMGNIEETYLHQLYGGRLMGSPSIDPSNSQQHSPVSFGNDKPPPVKRKYKSQEASDQLEHSGDASMYMKKEPLSSTPPRSKLLSNPTIDYRLLKKEDATPSQTATSSSTIESPAGVDRDRALLETANFLQFSSSKTLFNRKRGRPRKNHVMEVYNNERQPILSLH; from the exons ATGATGTCACCGGAGAGCAATGGAGAGCAGGAGCACGGTACGGTGTTTGCTGTCAGTGCTGCCGTGTCACCGTCGGCCATCAAAAGGATGCGTTTTGCCAGTGTCGATGAGGACGCTAGCCACGGTTCGAGCGTATCGGATGTGGCCAAAGCGCTCAACTACACCAGCAGCAGTGCATGCGCAAAGGATCCCTCGTACGGTGGTGACGCGTTCGAGGACGACGAGTATGACGGTGGCACGACACTCGAGTGTACGGCCGGAAGTGATCGCAGCAGTAGTAGCTGCACGACAGTGATCTACGGTGCTGGTGCTGGCAAGTGTGCTGAACCGATCGACAACAATAATAGTCCACTGAGTGGTAATTGTAACAACAATCGGAACGTTAGTGGCACTAGTGGCAGTGTTGGGTGTGCTGTTGGCGGTGGCATTGGTGGAATCCttcacaacaataacaactcGATCAAGACTCAGCTGGGCGAGATGGATGAGGCTAAGTTTAGTGAGTTTAGCAAGTTTCTAGCTGATAGCGAGAAGGACGAAAGTATGACAACGATTCTGGAGCTATTGCATG ATAACTACGGCTTAATACAACGGTACGCATCTGGCTACGAGTGCAAACACGATAAATGTCACTATGAAAATCTGCACGAACATTTCCACTGTCACGATACATTCTGTCGGGGGAAGGTGTTGTATAAGAAGTACGAAATCATCCGCCATCTCAAGTGGCATAAGAAGCGGAAAGAGTCGCTTAAATATGGTTTCTACCGATTCTCCTCATCGGACGATTGTAGCATTCAGTACGGAGCGTGCCAGCATAATCATAAGCATACACACTACCATTGTGTGCACGATAACTGTGATAAGGTGTACATCAGTACGAGCGATGTCCAGATGCATGCCAACTACCACCGGAAGCATGAGGCGATCGTAAAGAATGG ATTTCAACGCTTTCGTGCGACAGAAGACTGCAATACGGATTACTGTATGTTCCGTGCTCAGCGGACGACACATTTCCACTGCCGACGGGAGAATTGCAAGTATACATTCAAAAACAAAGCGGATATGG agaaacacaaaacgtACCATCTAAAGGATGAAATGTTGCTGAAGGATGGTTACAAAAAGTTCCTTAAGACAGAGGACTGCACGTACAAGGATTGTCGGTTTTCCCGCGTCTGCAATCACATTCACTGTATGCATGAAAATTGTCACTACGTGTTACATTCGAGCGGTCAGCTGTTAAGTCACAAACGGAAGCACGAGCGAATGGACACGGAAGTGGACTATAGGCGATACCAGATGGCACGGAATCTGCTTACCAAATTTAACCAAAATAAAACGGAAGAGGGCACGAAAACGGTTGGTGATGCGACGATGGGTATTACAGATCGATCACCCTCAAGGGAGGATGAAACGAGGCTATCTCCAGGACCCACGACCAGCCAGGAAGGAACTATGAAAAATCCCTTTCTGGATCTACTGGCAGTGATGGCTGAGATCACGTTCCGGACGTTACCGTTGCAGATGATGTACCAGATGCGGTTACAGATGTTGCAGCAGATGAGTTACGAGCAGGTCTTTGCACTGGACAATGTAGAGATGCTCCGAAACCTTACCATGATGGGAAATATCGAAGAGACGTACCTGCATCAACTGTACGGAGGAAGACTGATGGGTTCCCCTTCAATAGATCCTAGCAACAGTCAGCAACATAGCCCTGTAAGCTTTGGAAATGATAAACCACCGCCAGTGAAACGGAAATACAAGTCTCAAGAAGCTTCGGATCAGCTAGAACACTCAGGAGACGCTTCGATGTACATGAAAAAGGAGCCACTAAGTAGTACACCGCCCCGCTCGAAACTGCTCTCAAATCCAACGATAGACTATCGTTTGCTTAAGAAAGAAGATGCTACTCCATCGCAGACAGCTACGTCATCGAGTACGATCGAATCCCCCGCAGGCGTAGATCGCGATCGTGCCCTATTGGAGACGGCAAACTTCCTGCAGTTTAGCTCGAGTAAAACGTTGTTCAATCGAAAGCGAGGACGGCCACGGAAGAACCACGTTATGGAGGTGTACAACAAT GAAAGGCAGCCTATCTTGTCTCTTCATTAA